The Tolypothrix sp. NIES-4075 genome has a segment encoding these proteins:
- a CDS encoding GUN4 domain-containing protein has product MKKILILSANPKGTTPMRLGEEVREIHAGLERAMHRDRFVLEQKWAVRPRDIQRAMLDINPQIVHFSGHGTGDEGLVFEDETGSAKLVDGEALAGLFDLFAEQVECVVLNSCYSDAQASAIAQHINYVIGMKKAIGDRAAIEFAVGFYDALGAGRSVEFAHKLGCAAIRLAGIPEQLTPILHKKSNISHDCELDDGSSFEQEDHYHRLQKLLKAEAWLEADKETTAIILKVSGQERGGWLELEDIKKLPCRDMCILNHLWLKHSNKRFGFSVQRRIWKNIRATEAKDYLTTLLYGNEHAAYAESFQYFSDRIGWHSLNYFLDYHELIFTKEAPEGHLPFFGFFKPFWKTRIFVLDSAFALSLSKWGRLCSNLFCHLDACELFQR; this is encoded by the coding sequence ATGAAGAAGATTTTGATTTTATCGGCAAACCCTAAAGGCACAACACCAATGCGTTTGGGTGAGGAGGTGCGTGAAATCCATGCTGGACTAGAACGAGCTATGCACCGAGATCGGTTTGTCTTAGAGCAGAAGTGGGCAGTGCGACCGAGGGACATTCAACGGGCTATGCTGGATATCAATCCCCAGATTGTTCATTTTTCTGGGCATGGAACGGGGGATGAGGGTCTGGTCTTTGAAGACGAAACAGGCTCGGCAAAGCTAGTCGATGGAGAAGCATTAGCGGGATTGTTTGATTTGTTTGCCGAACAGGTAGAGTGTGTTGTTCTTAACAGTTGTTACTCCGATGCGCAGGCAAGTGCGATCGCCCAACACATTAACTATGTGATTGGCATGAAAAAGGCGATTGGAGATAGAGCAGCAATTGAATTTGCCGTAGGCTTTTACGATGCTCTAGGAGCAGGACGGTCTGTTGAATTTGCCCACAAATTAGGTTGCGCTGCAATTCGGTTGGCAGGTATTCCAGAACAACTAACCCCTATTCTTCACAAAAAGTCTAACATCAGTCATGATTGTGAGCTTGACGATGGCTCGAGTTTTGAGCAAGAAGACCACTATCATCGTCTACAGAAATTACTAAAAGCAGAGGCATGGCTAGAGGCGGATAAAGAAACCACGGCAATCATACTTAAGGTGTCTGGTCAAGAACGAGGAGGCTGGCTTGAACTGGAAGACATCAAGAAATTACCCTGCCGAGACATGTGTATCCTCAACCATCTCTGGTTAAAGCATAGTAATAAACGTTTTGGCTTCAGTGTACAGAGACGTATCTGGAAAAATATTCGGGCTACAGAAGCCAAGGATTATCTAACAACACTGCTATACGGAAACGAACACGCGGCATATGCTGAAAGCTTTCAATATTTTAGCGATCGTATAGGGTGGCACTCACTAAACTACTTTCTTGATTATCACGAGCTTATCTTCACCAAAGAGGCTCCTGAAGGACACCTCCCATTCTTTGGCTTCTTTAAGCCATTTTGGAAGACGCGCATATTTGTGTTGGA